GAAGTTCCTTTTCGATTTGCGCGTATCTCTTCTCCGTCTTGGTCAGTGTGCGAGACGTGTATGCCACGGGATTCTCCTCTTGGAGGCAGGCAGCCCATAAACCAATATGTGATGCACCGCTGGTGTGTGTCACTGGTTGCCTCACATCATAGTAATGGAGTACAGGtggcctgctgctgcttttTTACATTTTGCTGCATATTCTCCTACCCCAATTAGGTTAATCGACTTAGCCTagtaattgaaaaaaataaaatttctCACAGGTTTCACTTTGTTTATTAGGGAATTGTTTTGTTAATCTAACCATCTGATTGCACTTTCCAAAAAAGCTGCCCACGTAGCTTCTATGTCTATGCCCATCTATGTCGCATGCCCCCTTACGTGTGACATTGCTCTTGGAGAGATACCCTATAACCTATAGCCTATAATAACCAATAGCCTATGATAAGAAAATATATTTCCTaatgaaattatttatttacaagAAGTATATTGTCTTATAGCTAATTCAGATTTGTTTTTGTACACATtgtatattaaattatatatttattctttatatGTAACCAGTAcgccccacctccctccctccctacctccctcagcaTGCTCAATTACATAATCAGCTTGATACACCTGGCTGACTGTTTGACTGAAGCAAAACTAATTGAACCCATTTTCACACCATGAAAGAAGAAGAATAAGCATAACCAGCCAAGGCTGAAATGCTGTCGAGCAAATTAGTACATCATATAGGCTCTTCACGTTAAGCTATGATATCTATAACAAGAGTTCATTTGTCTGTTGTTTTCTCTTGGCCAGCATaattctgaaaaaaaatattgttatcTCAAAAGGCTGTTATTAGTATAATTAAGGAAAAAGGTTGCTTCAATGTCGTTTGAAAACCCAACATTTCCGAAAAAATGTTTCGATTACTTTACATTTTTCCCACCTCCCCTTTACTTGACAATTAACTGTCTACACATGCTGAGAGTTTACAGTGCTGCCATGGTGACCGCGGTGGGTATCAATGGTATCAATTCACGGGGGACCGGGACTCGAAAACATGTTGACTCATGCTGACACTTACATTATTAATGTCTAATTAACGTCAAATAATAACTTACTTTCAACTATTGAAAACCTTCGCTTGTCACAAAAAGAAATTCATGGATTTCCTAACCCATGCTGTCTAACGAAAACTCCATGTGACATGCAAGGATGTCAAAAGAACCCAAATGTTCAAACCAGCTTGAACTAGACTAAACCCGGCCATGTCAGAATTTGAAGTATAACATATTTTGTCATAAACTGCTTACTTGCAGCATGTCAGAGCTAACAATGTCGCATGTACAACTCCCAGTAGGCCATTAGCCCGCTGTGCTGCTGTGGTAATTGTGGTTCACCTGGGGGCCTTCGAATCAGCTaggggaggggtgagagtgGGATCAGAGAGGACTTGAGAAGGTGAATACGCCCTGAATCATTCTCCACCATCTTAGTGAGGAATACGCAGGTACGATGTGGTGGCTGAATACATAGTGGGGGAATgggtctttatcagaaaatgaGCTGGATACACTCTATGTGGATTGCTGGGGCCCTTGTGGCCCTCGCGAGGGGACACCACACTATGATGGAAGGTAGGCCTCTGTTGAGATTGCTTATGTTTAAGTTTTACTCGATGATGAAAATTACAGATAGATTGCTACGTATGGATAAGTATGGATCacgctataggcctacttacagAGCgtcagagataaaaacaaaccatGAACCTTCCGAATGCATTTTAGAATGTAAAATGCATTTTAGAACGTAAAATTTAAAGGTACATTAATTGACCATTAGTTAACATTGGTTAATGTAGTAGTAATAATTGCTTTATAGCATTAGTAaatgggttagggtaagggctaGTCTAGTGGGTTAGGCAGTTAGGGTTAAACCTAATGCTATAAAATAATGTATGAATAAATACAGAAGTTATCATGAACCCCATCACCTTACATAATGTGAACACCATGAGTAAACATAAATACTATAAGAATACTATAAGTAAACTAATTACTAGACCATAAGTGGTTGTTAATTAACTGTTAATGAACTGTTAATGTGTGATTCATGTAACCTTAGTGTCAGTTGTGACCTTTTGGAATTCAACAACTTAACATCTGTTTCCATGAGAAACTGAACAACGAAACACCTTCTCTTTGCTTTTCTGTAATTGTAGGAAAAGACTTATTAAATACAGGGTACCATCTCTGCACCTTCAATGAGACCAGGAAAGAGAGTAGGTTGGTATATCATGCGGTCCCTTACATCGTGCAAAGACACTGCGGGAGCTGGCTGCCATGGCGGATGTGTAACGTCACTCTTTACAAGATGACCTTGTGGCCGGAGTACAAAGAGGTCGTCCGAGAGGTCACCAGATGCTGCCATGGTTTCGTACACATGGGTCCCTACTGTGTGCTGCGTGAGTCGTTGTCTGTTAGCATTGACGCTACTAAAACCACTTTCCTCTTGACATTTCATAtttactgtaggcctatgtggtagacccttttatccaaagtgacttgagGTGAATTCAGAGACATGAAATGTTTACGTGCTCGTGGTTGCCTATTAGGTATATATACATATGGTACCTCAGTACATTTTAATATTTCTTCACACCTTTACAATGTCAAAGAGTAGTAGACAACACAGCATAATCCTGAAGTTCCAGCCAGGCTCATGATTAAAACCCCTACTACATAGTAGATGATGACCTATTGTATTCATTTTTAAATAGTGGGCTAGGGTTATTTACCTTCATATCCACAGGCTATTAATAAAAATCCTTGATCAAGATGTCTCACCCTACCTGCCTTAATAACATGCATCTCAAGTCGCCTTGGATTCTGGggtctgctaaataaataaataaatacccaGTAAATACTACTTATaaccagagccggacagtaacggagtacatttacttgagtacagtacttaagtacaattttgagggatctgtactttactcgagtatcattttttgggagtactcatgactttactcaagtacatttgagaggcaaatattgtactctttactccgttacatttctatccataaccgtgagtacccgttactccttctgaaaaataaaaggagaaaagaaaaatcacggaaaccctcaatttgttgtttccctctcaaacgtgattccctctcaaactgattaggacagccttcagcctatcagcaatcaccttcgctttccgccaaagccaactccatggtcagaattagatgagagacgattgttgatttgattgataaaaaaacggagaaactcacacacatagaattgttagctgaattttcttttctgatattgcatgtttatgtaagctgagcaattgtttttatgttcttgagtatactgttatactgtatactattgtgctattgccatggtaaaaagatgaaaattacttgattttactttcaattccttttacattctccaaggtgttaacatttttcataactccatgtaggacgtttctatacataaatgtaagcactgtggcagtagtaatgcaatatttagaaaacatactcttgtactcttgatactcaagtacttttaaaaacaagtacttcagtacttttacttgagtagacatctgactgtagtacttttacttgtacttgagtaaaatttagcaaggggtatctgtacttttactcaagtaaggaagctgtgtactctgtccgcctctgcttATAACTAATAATGTCATGTATTTCTTTGGAGCCATCTGCTAACAAGACTTcagtgtatatgtatatacataaaGGTCTTATAGTGAGTTATATCTCGTCATTCAGCACTCAACAGAACCAGGGAGTTCACTACCAAGCCGGGATTCTGCCCGACCGCAGCTGAAAAGTCACATGACGGCTGCCAAACCTGTGCTTGGGACATCGACTGCCCAGGTTGGCAGAAATGCTGCCAAACGTTGAATCGTTCCCGATGTGTCGACCCTGCCAGTAAGTAGTTATTCAGTGATAATTAGTTTTTTAACATGGTTCTTATCTTGTAATCTTCTTTTGTTGGAGGCCCAATCACTTGTTTTCTTGTTTGAGTGATGTGTGTTAAAAGCAAGGTGTAATCTTTTTCAGTGTTTACACATTACGTAGCCAACGGAGGATGGAGGCTCAATGTGACGGTGACCGTGAAGACGGATTACGATGTCATGATGGCCTTGGATAAAGGACTTCTTAACCACACACAATTGTTGCACACCATGGTATGGTAGTAATGAATGCAGAAAATGGGATTCAGTAGTTGATTCAGTAGAATGTCCTTATATTTTGATGCATttcataattttgaatttttcgaAGGAAGCGACCTACTACGAAAGTATACTTTATGTCATTGATTCTCTGAATCTTTTGCTTTAATTGAACTCATTGCAATTTCCTCCATCGGTGATGTGCATGTCTGTACCCCTGCTAGGTGAGCGGGGCGCTGAACTCCTCAGATATTTCGGTCCAGTATCTCAGCTCGTGTCCAGTGGTTCCTTACAGGACAGCTACGTCTCTGATAATTGGCTGTGATGCCAAACTCTCCCTGGACGTCACCAcggccaaattgcataaactcCTCAGGGACATATCAGAGGTTTCCTCTGTAACAGTGGAAGGTAAGGATAATCTCATGGTCAGAAAGATTACCATGAAGAACTAAAAGCACTCTCTCGTCTCTCGGAGATGGCCACTGGTGCAATAAGTGAATGCATACTATAGGTATACTATGTACCAAGCTAaaatgtcatttatttattcaagacacaaaataaaatgtaacctCTATGGGCCAGGAGGAATCTCATCATTGAGCAGACTTGTTCTGGAAAGTATGTGGATCATGAATCATCCCACATACTTGTTAGCAATCGGCCTCCATTCTAGCGTGCTCCTTTACAGCAAAATACAAAAGCAGAGATAAATATGCAGACATCATCCACCGTCAGAAAGTAAACAGTGTAAGCTGTTCCAGTCATACGTATCCTAAATTGACACAGTTACATGCTTAATGATTGTGAGTGTCTAACAGTCTAGCTGTTTGGTTGCTCCTGTGTGTGGAGGTTTGTGATTCATGATGTTCTCCAGAACTCAGTGTTCAGGGAGTGTGAGTCAGTAAACCGCCACAGTTTCCCTCCCCCGATACTTCTTTTTGACGGTCATCTGTGGGTCGCTTCCTGCTTCGCTGGAAAAGCTATCACcactacacacacccactcacacacatgaatcCAACAAGAATTTGAATCCATTTTGTTAgaaatataatatttaaatgGTACAATCTAAATGTGAAAGTAATTAACTGTATGCAACTGTGACCCCTCAATCGGAAAAACAATGTGTCTAAGGCACCATCAGTGATTCCTTACAATAAGGATACAAACAGACTTCAATCCAAACCACCATACCACCATTTAAACAACAGCTTTAATTATCATCAATCAATTCATATTTTGGGAACCATTTCAAGGTAATGCCACATGGGTAATACAGTGATGTAATCTTAAATATCTTTAATATACCTAAATATTCACCACAATATTTGATGCAAAATTGCTTTTAGTGAATTCAACATATACCCAAAGTGCACACCCAGCCTTTCAGTTCAGTATACCTTATTATTCCGCACGACTATACTGCTACAGCATATACCTATGCCTCATAAACCTACTCATTACTGCACAAGCACACAATGTGTCTTCATTTGTCAACACAGACGTGGATGAGTGTGCGCACACTGCTCTCCGTAATTGCTCCCCTCACGCCGAGTGTAACAACACCGCGGCCTCCTACCACTGCTCCTGTCGCCACGGCTACACAGACGTTCTTCCCCAAAATGCTGGTGCATCGTGTGAAGGTGTGTTGGCGAGGGGCAGCTCTCTCTGTGAATGGGCGGACATGATAtattgtatgtgtgttcgtgtgtcggtgtgtccaTTCGCGATACAGTGAGAGGATGAGACTATTAATAGTTGTGTCAGAGTGACTCAGAGATCATTTCTGTCTCAGCAGCGGGGTATTGTAACGAGGATAGGGATACATAAACTCCAATATCAAACAGTGTATAGATATACAGTGCATGATATGTACCTTACACAGGGACATAAGTGCATTCCCTCTTTCCTCTGAGCActacaacatttatttttttacattgggCATTGAATGTGTTTGCATTTGACCCACAGAGGACGACCTTGACATCGCCCATCTTTTTGATTTCCAGTTTACCAGACCCCCACCAATGCAACCCCCTGTATCAATGGACAAACTGGATCCACAAGCCAAAGCCCCTCTGCCACTCCTGGACCCACCGTGGACCCACCCTGGTGGTCGGCTTCAGCACCGACCACCCTGCAGACAAACGCCACTTCTAACACAAGCACCCCACCGCCTGAGGAGATGTCCACATGTGGTATGAAGTACACATCACCCGTCTCCTGTAAATGTTGAGAAAGGAAACAGGAATGTGTAACTACAAGTCATTTTACCAGAACCGTTGTTTAACTTGATTTGTACttagtcttcttcttcttcttcttcttcttcttcttcttcttcttcttcttcttcttcttcttcttcttcttcttcttcttcttcttcccacaACCACCAACCAGCTCCTCCCAAACTCACCCAACTGTCTTCATCCCACATCACGGGAACATCCTTCTGCCTGTCCTGGTCTGGCCTGCCACAGAGCAACCAGACAAGCTATTTAGTTGATCTGAAAGAGGGGTCAGAGTTCATCATTCACCTGGTGACCAATGAGACCAAGGTGAACATGACAGATCTGGATCCTGGGGTGCTCTACAGTGTCACCATCACCCCCTGTGCATGTGATGCCCAAGGGGAGAGTCAACTATTAAATGTGAAGACGGGTAAGTCAATTACGGGCTGATTGCTCTATAACAGGTATTCCCAACCTGTTTACACTCAAGGCCCCCTTCCCAGTGTCAAAAGTGTTTCAGGCCTGTAGCCGAAGACTGCAGTACTATATTCCCGAAGCTAACCATGGCTCAATTCTATGATGCATTTTATCAGAGAAATAATGTATGCAGTAGCCTTTGGGCCCACTAGGTAGTTGCATCGCACATGTGTACGATGCAACTCGCACACTCTTAAGGTATTTTTTACAATAGATTGGTTTTGGATAACATTGTGACCATTGTGCATATTTATACGTAATTATACAATTACTTTGAACTTTGCTTTTTCTTCAGCTGCTCAGAACCTTAAGGCCACTGCAAAAGTGACAAATGTGAACTTCACTGATGACTTCCTAAACTCAAGCAGTCAGGCTTACTTCAATTTCTCTAAGAGTATTAAAGAAGAGGTATGTTGGTCCCTCATTACCATCTCCATAGCCACATAGTTTAGAGTTACACAGGCATGATTACAAAACATactattcttcttctttttttctgtaaTGACTTGCCATTATTAACCTGTGCTGTGTGTCCTTACCTATTCCGTCCATCTatccaccatccatccatctgtccctCCCTTTGTACCGACAGATATACAAGTCTCTCTCTTCAGAGCTCAAAGAACTGGTTGACTCTGGGAAGGTGAGAATTGAGATCATCAGCCTGTCACAGGGCAGCGTGGTTGTCAACTTCTCCATCGTCTACGACGCGAGCGTCACCGAGCTCAACGTGTCCTCTGCAGTGTTGGGCTCCCTGTTAAACAGCACCAGATACAGTGTGGACGAACACAGCACAAGTGTATCTGGTATGTATCTCTCACTGCATGGTCCAGGAGAGGATAGTTGGGCTGTTTTGACTCCCCAGACAAATACAAGGTTTTTATGTTCAAAGCCCAACGTCCGCAGACTCCAtctaggcatccttgagcaagatgaaGTGCATTTCAAATGTCATTTTATTTTGTCATTCCTATAGATGTTGATGAATGTGCTTCGGGGCTGAACGTCTGTTCCCAAAATGCCACATGCAATAACACCTGGGGCTCCTACACATGTGTTTGTAATGATGGCTTTGAAGATATGGACTCTGATTGGCCAGGACGAGTCTGTGGAGGTATATGTTCCGGAAGACCCTATGTTCATTGGTAGAATTGTAgagaaataacataataataagaaaagtGTCTAGATGTTTGTTGGATGTTCTCTAATGCTCACTATTTCACCTTGTTCTCTCTGTAGATACCACTACCTCTTCCTTAGCCCCGTCCACCACTGTACCTGTCACTACCCCTTTCTTAGCCCCGTCCACCACTGTACCTGCCACTACCTCTACCTTAGCCCAACCCACCACTGTACCTGCCACTACCTCTTCCTTAGCCCAACCCACTACTGTACCTGTCAGTACCCCTTCCTTAGCCCCGTCCACCACTGTACCTGCCACTACCCCTTCCTTAGCCCAACCCCCCACTGTACCTGCCACTACCTCTTCCTTAGCCAAACCCACCACTGTACCTGTCACTACCCCTTTCTTAGCCCCGTCCACCACTGTACCTGCCACTACCTCTACCTTAGCCCAACCCACCACTGTACCTGCCACTACCTCTTCCTTAGCCCAACCCACTACTGTACCTGTCAGTACCCCTTCCTTAGCCCCGTCCACCACTGTACCTGCCACTACCCCTTCCTTAGCCCAACCCCCCACTGTACCTGCCACTACCTCTTCCTTAGCCAAACCCACCACTGTACCTGCTACTACCTCTTCCTCAGCCCAACCCACCACTGTACCTGCCACTACCTCTACCTTAACCCAACCCACCACTGTACCTGTCACTACCCCTTCCTTAGCCCCGTCCACCACTGTACCTGCCACTACCTCTACCTTAGCCCAACCCACCACTGTACCTGCCACTACCACTTCCTCAGCCCAACCCACCACTCAACCTGCCACTACCTCTTCCTTAGCCCAACCGACCACTATACTTCCTACTACCTCTTCATTAGCCCTGCCCACCACTGAACctgccacttcctcttccttagCCCCGCCCATCACTGTACCCATTAACTACACATTCATGGGCAATCCCAACATTAATAAAGGGCTTCCATCCATCTCGGTGGAATGCAGCCCAAAGGCCATCATGGTGACGGTAGCCAAGGATTTTCTGCAGACCAAACAAATCAGTTTGCCGTCACTCCACCTCGGTCAGGAGTCCAACCTCCCACTCGACCTCAACGATTCCCACGTGCGCCTGACCGCGGCATGGAACGACACCAACCGGTTCAGCGTCAGTGTGGTTTAACTTTTTTAAGCAATCTCAATATTGCCTTACTCAATGAACAGCTTATTTTGTTGCTGAGAGTGCACTTGGTTGTATCCTTTTTGAAAAAATAtacaatgaaaatgattcaaAATGTGGTTTTTTTTATGTAGAACGACTCCTACCTCACAGCCAAGGTGACCCTATTCAACAGCCCGGAGCCATTGCTGAACGGCACCAAGGGCATCGTGCACACACTGGAGGTGCCCATCCTCTGCGCCTACAGGAAGAGCGTCTTCATCT
The Gadus morhua chromosome 7, gadMor3.0, whole genome shotgun sequence DNA segment above includes these coding regions:
- the umodl1 gene encoding uromodulin-like 1, which encodes MGLYQKMSWIHSMWIAGALVALARGHHTMMEGKDLLNTGYHLCTFNETRKESRLVYHAVPYIVQRHCGSWLPWRMCNVTLYKMTLWPEYKEVVREVTRCCHGFVHMGPYCVLPLNRTREFTTKPGFCPTAAEKSHDGCQTCAWDIDCPGWQKCCQTLNRSRCVDPAMFTHYVANGGWRLNVTVTVKTDYDVMMALDKGLLNHTQLLHTMVSGALNSSDISVQYLSSCPVVPYRTATSLIIGCDAKLSLDVTTAKLHKLLRDISEVSSVTVEDVDECAHTALRNCSPHAECNNTAASYHCSCRHGYTDVLPQNAGASCEVYQTPTNATPCINGQTGSTSQSPSATPGPTVDPPWWSASAPTTLQTNATSNTSTPPPEEMSTCAPPKLTQLSSSHITGTSFCLSWSGLPQSNQTSYLVDLKEGSEFIIHLVTNETKVNMTDLDPGVLYSVTITPCACDAQGESQLLNVKTAAQNLKATAKVTNVNFTDDFLNSSSQAYFNFSKSIKEEIYKSLSSELKELVDSGKVRIEIISLSQGSVVVNFSIVYDASVTELNVSSAVLGSLLNSTRYSVDEHSTSVSDVDECASGLNVCSQNATCNNTWGSYTCVCNDGFEDMDSDWPGRVCGDTTTSSLAPSTTVPVTTPFLAPSTTVPATTSTLAQPTTVPATTSSLAQPTTVPVSTPSLAPSTTVPATTPSLAQPPTVPATTSSLAKPTTVPVTTPFLAPSTTVPATTSTLAQPTTVPATTSSLAQPTTVPVSTPSLAPSTTVPATTPSLAQPPTVPATTSSLAKPTTVPATTSSSAQPTTVPATTSTLTQPTTVPVTTPSLAPSTTVPATTSTLAQPTTVPATTTSSAQPTTQPATTSSLAQPTTILPTTSSLALPTTEPATSSSLAPPITVPINYTFMGNPNINKGLPSISVECSPKAIMVTVAKDFLQTKQISLPSLHLGQESNLPLDLNDSHVRLTAAWNDTNRFSNDSYLTAKVTLFNSPEPLLNGTKGIVHTLEVPILCAYRKSVFISANFGDMGYNMNIDPISASGSFKVIMQLLNGSGTSALPHNYTLSPDEEVVVKVSMNTSAEEMRLIISKCWATPTRDFGDNPSYIFLNRGCPLTDSYTAIISNGNSSSSSLSVRIFSFVELDVVYLKCQVHICVEMGSATCVPDCSMSKARLARTVDSLVGSPGALIREHEYSLETESDIIQVVGFSFLGICIMVIFLAGFTCIVFYQRNRIGHYNFNIKPKQDDFTFHVFNT